A window of the Schlesneria paludicola DSM 18645 genome harbors these coding sequences:
- a CDS encoding TlpA family protein disulfide reductase, whose translation MTFRPSWFPGLSCSFLLLASAAMLLPGCGKGAATKPGGTTNATTDVTSDDGSFSIPDGTPREILEFASELQQKRPQFKQQSEMLEYVVKTQRTLMKASDKVLKISKDDGELADAVRLKFFTLIGVAAGQDPAAPATKTVAKQALESVNQFREDPRKAVADAANEFWIAARALNLVSMTPDERTMLIDDAVKLVTDSNFSMAAVRDASFLTDQLSASSDVEASAALCERLGNLLVDASEPRMKSLASIFRGKAARLRLPGGTLELSGKLIDGGDLDWASYRGKVVLIDFWATWCRPCLAELPNVEASFAMHHKRGFEIIGISLDSDRKALQKFLDKKPLPWVQMFEEPPAGADGWQHPMAEKYGISQIPATILVDQQGKVAALDLRGEALDKQIARLLDAAK comes from the coding sequence ATGACATTTCGGCCCTCGTGGTTTCCCGGTCTCTCGTGTTCGTTTCTTCTGTTGGCCAGCGCGGCAATGCTTCTGCCTGGGTGCGGCAAGGGAGCCGCTACGAAACCAGGAGGCACCACGAACGCGACGACCGATGTGACGTCAGACGACGGAAGTTTTTCCATTCCGGATGGAACCCCGCGTGAGATCCTGGAATTCGCTAGCGAGCTTCAGCAAAAACGACCTCAGTTCAAGCAGCAAAGCGAAATGCTTGAATACGTGGTGAAGACACAGCGGACACTGATGAAGGCCTCGGACAAGGTGTTGAAGATCTCGAAGGATGATGGAGAACTCGCCGACGCTGTTCGTTTGAAATTCTTCACCTTGATCGGTGTCGCTGCAGGGCAAGATCCTGCCGCGCCTGCGACCAAAACGGTGGCCAAACAAGCTTTAGAATCCGTCAATCAGTTCCGCGAAGATCCGCGAAAAGCGGTCGCCGACGCGGCGAACGAGTTTTGGATTGCCGCGCGTGCGCTCAACCTCGTGTCGATGACGCCGGACGAGCGGACTATGCTTATCGATGACGCGGTCAAACTGGTGACAGACTCAAATTTCTCGATGGCCGCCGTGCGCGATGCCAGTTTTCTGACGGATCAGTTGTCGGCCAGTAGTGACGTCGAAGCCTCGGCCGCACTTTGCGAGCGATTGGGGAATCTGCTGGTCGACGCATCCGAACCGAGAATGAAAAGTCTTGCCTCAATTTTCCGCGGAAAGGCCGCGCGCCTGCGACTGCCCGGCGGAACGCTGGAACTGTCGGGCAAGTTGATCGATGGTGGTGATCTCGATTGGGCCTCGTATCGTGGGAAAGTCGTTCTGATCGATTTCTGGGCCACTTGGTGCCGACCGTGCCTGGCGGAATTGCCCAATGTCGAAGCCAGCTTCGCGATGCATCACAAACGCGGATTCGAAATCATCGGGATCAGTCTCGACTCCGACCGCAAAGCATTGCAGAAATTCCTGGACAAGAAGCCGCTGCCTTGGGTGCAGATGTTCGAAGAGCCCCCTGCGGGAGCGGATGGTTGGCAGCATCCGATGGCGGAAAAATATGGGATCTCGCAGATTCCGGCCACGATTCTGGTTGATCAACAAGGTAAAGTGGCTGCATTGGATTTGCGTGGCGAAGCACTCGACAAGCAGATTGCGCGGTTATTGGATGCCGCCAAATGA
- a CDS encoding DUF1501 domain-containing protein, with protein MTNLINPWGMVSRRRALQIGTSGILGLSLPTWNALQAQAARVAQRGAAKNVLVVLEQGGLSHMDTWDPKPEAPVDHRSPYRPISTSVSGIQFTELLSQTSRVADKLAIIRSMRHPKAGANEHPGGTQYMLSGTHPSNPLEMPDIGCVVSKIAGSECRNLPAYIMVPGNDEQNAAARNGFLPAASRVFKTGGSDLSHPQWKVADLLPCGENSGRRFNHRREILSSLDRDFAKQRDFEGMDRFYSQAFETLTSDGVENAFKLSNESPQTRERYGRGHRGACYLVGRKLIEAGVRFVTVDVRWPLTEETPGGFNLNWDHHDAIYASGSCGTIRDKAGGEGRYGIGHWVMMGSTDQAFAALIEDLDQRGLLAETLVCFITEFGRTPRVNSFGGRDHWTEAYSIVMAGAGVPGGRIIGRTDSDGGYVLDDPHTPEDYASTIYEKLGINRSMPLYTSANRPVFFGHAGEPIAGVMT; from the coding sequence GTGACGAATCTGATCAATCCGTGGGGAATGGTATCTCGTCGTCGCGCTCTGCAAATCGGTACCTCCGGAATTCTTGGCCTGTCATTGCCCACCTGGAATGCCCTTCAGGCACAGGCCGCCCGTGTTGCCCAACGAGGTGCCGCGAAAAATGTCCTCGTCGTGCTTGAGCAAGGTGGGCTCTCACACATGGATACGTGGGATCCCAAGCCCGAGGCACCCGTCGACCATCGCAGTCCGTATCGACCAATTTCGACTAGTGTCAGCGGAATTCAGTTCACCGAACTTTTGTCGCAGACATCTCGTGTGGCGGACAAACTGGCGATCATTCGTTCGATGCGACACCCCAAAGCCGGGGCGAACGAACACCCTGGGGGAACGCAGTACATGCTATCGGGAACTCATCCGAGCAATCCACTTGAGATGCCTGATATCGGATGCGTTGTTTCCAAGATTGCGGGATCAGAGTGCCGCAACTTGCCTGCTTATATCATGGTGCCTGGAAACGACGAACAGAATGCCGCGGCGCGAAACGGGTTCCTGCCTGCCGCGTCGCGCGTGTTCAAGACCGGCGGAAGCGACCTTTCGCATCCACAGTGGAAAGTCGCCGATTTGTTGCCCTGTGGCGAGAATTCGGGGCGACGATTCAATCATCGTCGGGAAATTCTTTCGTCGCTTGATCGAGACTTTGCGAAACAGCGTGATTTCGAAGGAATGGACCGCTTCTATTCTCAGGCCTTTGAAACCCTGACAAGCGACGGTGTCGAAAACGCATTCAAGTTGTCGAACGAATCACCGCAAACGCGCGAACGGTATGGCCGAGGACACCGTGGTGCCTGCTATCTGGTTGGTCGCAAGCTGATCGAAGCCGGAGTTCGTTTCGTCACGGTCGATGTTCGCTGGCCACTGACCGAAGAAACCCCCGGCGGATTCAATCTGAACTGGGATCATCATGACGCCATCTACGCCAGCGGTTCGTGCGGGACGATTCGTGACAAAGCGGGGGGAGAAGGTCGGTACGGGATCGGACACTGGGTCATGATGGGCAGTACCGATCAAGCTTTCGCCGCGCTGATTGAAGATCTTGATCAGCGCGGGTTGCTTGCCGAGACGCTCGTTTGCTTCATTACGGAATTTGGACGGACGCCCCGAGTCAATTCGTTCGGCGGTCGCGATCATTGGACAGAAGCCTATTCGATCGTGATGGCCGGTGCCGGTGTGCCTGGGGGGCGAATCATCGGGCGAACCGACAGTGACGGTGGCTACGTTCTGGATGACCCGCATACACCCGAGGACTATGCGTCCACAATTTACGAAAAACTGGGAATCAATCGATCCATGCCGCTCTACACCTCCGCCAATCGACCGGTGTTTTTTGGTCATGCGGGCGAACCGATCGCAGGTGTGATGACGTAA
- a CDS encoding PAS domain S-box protein, with the protein MIKTPVPPVGSIDDILITHEFASRPSRPPDFAAENRALLRFSEAMIAAPNSLLNLLTETALDLCHAESAGVSLLDTDGAEEVFRWHATAGAFAQFVNGTMPRHFSPCGIVLERGDPQLMRDPARYFPYISEMGSPIRELLLVPFSRRGQLIGTVWAAIHESRRSFDSEDARILTSLTQFCATAFEMQSVYEATDRQRRTYETVLSNTPDFNFVLDLEGRFRFVNASLLALWQKTNAEALGKTFVELNDANETATRLQDEIREVIETRRSVRGETVDHTTSRSYEYIFVPVMGNVGNLEAIAGSARDITEHKLTEAALLQHATTSEQAAAANAKFRAFFEQGTNFAWVLALDGTTIDANRECLDACGLTRQETVDRPFWECGWWNSSDSLVRQIRTGCEQAANGKVFRSETTYCVTNGTSRNLDLRISPITDDCGQILFLAATGTDITERKSIEDDLRDVRSRMEAALKASAIGTFTWNIPTDQFYADASLASIFSVSADEVNGGPLSNIVLSIHPDDRARVSNLVNRAVETGTSYEADYRVSQPDGTWKWVTARGQVECDKDLAPRRFPGVVIDITARKRAEEDLLLATEEFDRKRRFYDAVLSTTPDLAYVFDLQHRFVYANDSLLRMWGRTWDEAIGKNCLELGYPDWHAEMHDREIEQVVASQKAIRGEVPFNGTEGRRTYDYIFVPVLGANGDVEAVAGTTRDITERTKIEDDLRKQTQRLWLLWEAASLLLTTEDPDVMLHGLFDKLRPHFGLDTYFNFMVNETGDALRLESCVGISEESARAIQRLEFGQAICGNVAAQRQPITATLIQDSDDPRVQLVKGFGVRVYTCNPLIAGDQLLGTLSFASRTRDEFETDELEFLRTICRYVTVAYERMRLIKELREADRKKDDFIALLAHELRNPLAPIRNGLQVMKFADAKAVAKAREMMDRQLSHMVRLIDDLLDVSRISRNKMDLRRERINLADVVDAAIETARPLIDAGQHELTVSVPQRPVFLDADMTRLAQVFGNLLTNSAKYTATKGKIWITVERNDSRVKISVRDTGIGIPSGSLVNIFDMFSQVDRSIERSTGGLGIGLALVKGLVEMHGGQVTAMSGGPGLGSTFSVTLTALADENVDVSPEADSNPTSSVSIRRILVVDDNRDGADSLAMVLRLMGNDVRTGYDGLEAVQLAETWRPEIVLIDVGMPQLNGLDATRLIRAAEWGRQMVVIALTGWGQEGDRDRSRDAGCNAHFVKPVNIADLTQMLDEFKRIQPSPA; encoded by the coding sequence ATGATCAAAACTCCCGTGCCGCCCGTAGGCAGCATTGATGATATTTTGATAACTCACGAGTTCGCATCGCGCCCATCACGGCCTCCGGATTTTGCCGCTGAGAATCGGGCACTGCTTCGTTTCAGCGAGGCGATGATTGCAGCCCCGAATTCGCTGCTGAATCTACTCACAGAAACAGCGCTGGATCTGTGCCATGCCGAATCGGCCGGAGTGAGTTTGCTCGATACCGATGGCGCCGAAGAGGTTTTTCGCTGGCATGCTACAGCCGGCGCATTCGCCCAATTCGTCAATGGCACGATGCCCAGACACTTCAGTCCCTGCGGTATCGTGCTTGAGCGTGGTGATCCTCAATTGATGAGGGACCCCGCACGTTACTTTCCCTACATTTCTGAAATGGGATCTCCGATTCGTGAGCTGTTATTGGTGCCTTTTTCACGACGCGGGCAGTTAATTGGCACAGTCTGGGCTGCGATTCACGAGTCCCGACGCTCGTTCGATTCCGAAGACGCGCGCATCCTGACCAGTCTGACACAGTTCTGCGCCACTGCATTCGAAATGCAGTCAGTCTATGAGGCAACGGACCGGCAGCGCCGCACCTATGAAACGGTGCTCTCCAATACTCCCGATTTCAATTTCGTTCTCGATCTCGAAGGGCGTTTCAGGTTCGTCAACGCATCGCTCTTGGCGTTGTGGCAGAAGACAAACGCCGAAGCGTTGGGCAAGACGTTTGTTGAGCTTAACGATGCGAATGAAACAGCGACGCGACTTCAGGACGAGATTCGCGAAGTGATTGAGACGCGTCGCAGCGTGCGTGGAGAGACAGTCGATCACACTACCTCGCGATCGTATGAGTATATTTTCGTCCCCGTCATGGGAAACGTGGGGAATCTCGAAGCCATAGCGGGATCGGCGCGGGATATTACCGAACACAAACTGACAGAGGCGGCACTCCTGCAGCATGCGACCACTTCGGAACAAGCGGCCGCGGCCAACGCCAAATTTCGCGCGTTCTTCGAACAAGGAACCAATTTCGCATGGGTTCTGGCACTCGATGGCACCACGATCGACGCGAACCGTGAATGTCTGGATGCCTGCGGATTGACCCGGCAGGAAACCGTTGATCGTCCGTTTTGGGAGTGCGGCTGGTGGAACAGTTCGGATTCACTCGTGAGACAGATTCGAACGGGATGCGAACAGGCCGCGAATGGCAAGGTGTTTCGATCTGAAACGACGTATTGCGTGACGAACGGTACGTCGCGCAATTTGGACCTAAGAATTTCCCCCATCACTGACGATTGTGGGCAGATCCTGTTTCTCGCTGCGACGGGCACCGATATTACGGAACGCAAATCGATCGAAGATGACCTGCGCGACGTTCGTTCACGCATGGAAGCGGCTCTTAAGGCGAGCGCCATCGGGACGTTCACCTGGAACATCCCCACGGATCAATTTTATGCTGACGCCAGTTTGGCATCGATCTTTTCGGTATCGGCGGACGAGGTGAACGGTGGACCGCTTTCAAACATCGTACTTTCCATTCATCCCGATGATCGGGCACGGGTGAGCAATCTTGTGAATCGTGCAGTCGAAACGGGCACCAGCTACGAAGCCGACTACCGTGTCTCTCAACCCGATGGAACTTGGAAGTGGGTCACAGCGCGGGGGCAAGTGGAATGTGACAAGGATCTGGCCCCCCGACGATTTCCGGGAGTGGTGATCGATATTACGGCGCGAAAGCGCGCTGAAGAGGATTTGCTACTGGCGACAGAAGAGTTTGATCGCAAACGACGATTTTACGATGCTGTTCTGTCGACCACGCCCGACCTGGCCTACGTATTCGATCTGCAGCATCGCTTTGTCTATGCAAACGATTCGTTACTGCGAATGTGGGGGCGAACATGGGACGAAGCGATTGGCAAGAACTGCCTTGAGCTGGGCTATCCCGATTGGCATGCGGAAATGCACGATCGGGAAATCGAACAGGTCGTTGCCTCTCAGAAGGCCATTCGCGGTGAAGTGCCATTCAACGGCACGGAAGGTCGAAGAACATACGACTATATATTTGTGCCGGTTCTGGGTGCGAATGGAGATGTAGAAGCGGTGGCCGGCACAACTCGTGATATCACGGAACGCACGAAAATCGAAGACGATTTGCGAAAACAAACACAACGTTTATGGCTGCTCTGGGAAGCCGCGTCGCTTCTGCTCACCACGGAAGATCCCGATGTCATGCTGCATGGGCTGTTCGACAAGTTGCGTCCGCATTTCGGGCTCGACACCTATTTCAATTTCATGGTCAACGAGACAGGGGATGCCCTGCGGCTTGAATCGTGTGTCGGAATTTCTGAAGAGTCGGCCCGAGCGATCCAGCGTCTCGAATTTGGTCAGGCGATCTGCGGAAATGTGGCCGCGCAACGCCAACCAATTACGGCGACCCTCATTCAAGACTCAGATGACCCGCGAGTTCAGCTCGTCAAGGGCTTTGGTGTTCGCGTCTATACCTGCAACCCATTGATCGCCGGGGACCAACTACTCGGAACGCTGTCATTTGCCAGCCGGACGCGCGACGAGTTTGAAACGGATGAACTGGAATTCCTGCGAACGATCTGCCGTTACGTCACGGTGGCCTACGAGCGGATGCGCTTGATCAAGGAGTTGCGCGAAGCCGATCGAAAGAAGGACGACTTTATCGCACTGCTCGCTCACGAATTGCGAAATCCACTTGCCCCGATTCGAAATGGCCTTCAAGTCATGAAATTTGCGGACGCGAAGGCCGTCGCGAAAGCGCGAGAGATGATGGATCGACAGCTGTCGCACATGGTCAGGCTGATCGACGATCTGCTGGATGTCTCACGAATCAGCCGTAACAAGATGGATTTGCGACGTGAGAGGATCAATTTGGCTGACGTCGTCGATGCGGCAATCGAGACAGCCCGTCCGCTCATTGATGCCGGACAGCACGAATTGACGGTTTCGGTGCCACAGCGGCCTGTATTCCTGGACGCTGATATGACGCGACTGGCACAAGTCTTCGGGAATTTACTGACGAACAGTGCCAAGTATACGGCGACGAAAGGAAAAATCTGGATCACTGTGGAACGGAATGATTCGCGCGTGAAAATCTCGGTGCGCGATACGGGCATTGGAATTCCTAGCGGATCGCTCGTCAACATTTTCGACATGTTCTCACAAGTCGACCGCAGCATCGAACGTTCCACAGGAGGCTTGGGAATCGGATTGGCTCTCGTCAAAGGGCTCGTCGAAATGCATGGTGGTCAAGTCACCGCGATGAGTGGAGGCCCAGGACTCGGAAGCACATTCTCGGTCACGCTGACGGCACTCGCCGATGAAAACGTGGATGTCTCGCCTGAGGCAGACAGCAATCCAACTTCTTCTGTGTCCATTCGACGCATTCTCGTCGTCGACGACAATCGTGACGGCGCCGACAGTTTGGCGATGGTACTTCGATTGATGGGAAACGACGTCAGGACTGGCTACGACGGACTTGAAGCGGTGCAACTCGCCGAAACCTGGCGGCCGGAGATCGTTTTGATTGATGTTGGAATGCCACAACTTAACGGTCTCGACGCAACACGACTGATCCGTGCCGCAGAATGGGGTCGGCAGATGGTTGTCATCGCTCTGACGGGATGGGGTCAGGAAGGTGATCGAGATCGATCCCGTGACGCTGGATGCAACGCCCATTTCGTAAAGCCCGTCAATATTGCCGATCTGACTCAAATGTTGGACGAATTCAAGCGCATCCAGCCTAGTCCCGCGTAA
- a CDS encoding response regulator, protein MTEILVVDDSELDHAYVKRMFRGLQRIREWNAEYVSSGEQALIRLQERRFDLVLTDYYMPNMNGLELLQQVQQLGIDTPVIIMTANGSEELVLDSLRGGAANYVMKRKLDRELPVMIEKMNWSIPVEGTSRSQRAIAEPTWGVG, encoded by the coding sequence ATGACCGAAATCCTAGTCGTCGATGATTCCGAGCTGGATCACGCCTACGTCAAACGCATGTTTCGAGGACTTCAGCGGATTCGCGAATGGAACGCCGAGTATGTCTCCAGCGGAGAACAGGCCTTGATCCGGCTGCAAGAGCGACGTTTCGATCTGGTACTGACCGACTATTACATGCCGAACATGAACGGCCTGGAATTACTTCAACAAGTGCAGCAACTGGGCATTGATACGCCGGTGATCATCATGACGGCCAATGGAAGTGAAGAGCTGGTTCTCGATTCGCTTCGGGGTGGTGCCGCGAACTATGTCATGAAACGGAAACTGGACCGCGAACTTCCCGTCATGATCGAGAAAATGAACTGGTCGATTCCCGTTGAGGGAACATCCCGTTCGCAACGTGCGATCGCCGAGCCCACCTGGGGCGTTGGTTAA
- a CDS encoding ATP-binding protein, translating into MKTSGFSVHPTRNRQDRCDEILQQYQDAIRTRADRFFTALLILEYLLGITAMIGKACWSESVEFHGRCFAATIIGAFFLSPPLYSAWYWPARPLTRHTIAITQMLFAAFLFHASTGQIGIPLQILVSLTLLTFYRDWHILVTATAIAAAIYAPTSLLMIDSNNDWLLTEQISWVIFADLFLIWSCHQARQEWKNMAQQQALLESTNDVIEAEVQSRTEELAASERELTRSQNAIRAILDTAPDGILTMNGTGRIESVNNAVERLFGYHKDELIGQHVSLIVEHSSVKDSESCDGPGPSHGIPHFASFDRQVVGCRRGGTTFPIDVTISEVHADGVTRFTGMIRDITLHKLAETNLAEQARLAEFAAKIGQVLVSAGGLTTILRSCTDAIVSHLEIALAEIWTMSDTAQSLELAAQTDKFTTSAPDHHRTDTIRVEIEAVARQRANYHSDDVTADPRIENAAWIKRERITEFAGYPLVVENRVVGVIAIYSRSPLTSGAFRKLGQVANCIALAIQRANGEIRLKQAMTAAAQASDAKSQFLANMSHELRTPMNAIIGYSEMLVEEYQDLGQTEFLPDIMKIRSAGTHLLQLINDILDMSKIESGKMDVTAEAFEVVPFLHEVSETLRPTIEQNGNRFILESNCCGATIVSDSTKIRQILFNLLSNAAKFTKEGIVTLNTNFTESDDRRHLVLEVGDSGIGMTEEQLSRICEPFMQAESTTTRRFGGTGLGLAITKRFCNMLGGELSIRSVPGRGSTFTVCIPAHFVSTKGESHSFGSGINSNVDSDTADEFLTDDHRPIEPPLARKTLASVC; encoded by the coding sequence ATGAAGACTTCCGGATTCTCGGTCCATCCCACGCGCAATCGACAAGACCGATGCGACGAAATTCTCCAACAATACCAGGACGCGATCCGTACACGCGCGGATCGTTTCTTCACCGCGCTGCTGATTCTGGAATATCTGCTTGGCATCACCGCCATGATTGGAAAGGCGTGCTGGAGCGAATCAGTCGAGTTCCATGGCCGATGCTTTGCCGCAACGATCATCGGTGCGTTCTTCCTCAGTCCCCCGCTCTACTCAGCATGGTACTGGCCGGCGCGCCCTTTGACGCGGCATACCATTGCGATCACGCAAATGCTTTTCGCTGCGTTCTTATTCCACGCTTCGACCGGACAAATTGGAATTCCGCTTCAAATCTTAGTGTCACTCACGCTGCTCACCTTTTATCGTGACTGGCATATCCTGGTCACGGCGACGGCGATTGCGGCCGCGATCTACGCCCCCACGTCACTTCTGATGATCGATTCGAACAACGACTGGCTACTCACCGAACAAATCAGTTGGGTGATCTTCGCCGATTTGTTTCTGATCTGGTCTTGTCACCAGGCAAGACAAGAATGGAAAAACATGGCGCAGCAGCAGGCGCTGCTCGAATCGACTAACGACGTCATCGAAGCGGAAGTCCAGAGCCGGACGGAAGAGCTTGCCGCCAGCGAGCGTGAATTGACTCGCAGTCAAAATGCGATTCGTGCCATCCTGGATACGGCCCCTGACGGCATCCTGACGATGAACGGCACGGGACGAATTGAATCGGTCAACAACGCGGTCGAGAGGTTGTTTGGATACCACAAAGACGAATTGATTGGTCAACACGTCAGCTTGATTGTCGAACACTCGAGCGTCAAAGACTCGGAGAGTTGTGACGGCCCCGGTCCAAGTCATGGCATACCACACTTTGCGAGTTTTGATCGGCAAGTCGTCGGTTGTCGACGCGGCGGAACGACGTTCCCGATCGATGTGACGATCAGCGAAGTCCATGCCGACGGCGTAACGCGATTCACAGGGATGATTCGCGATATCACCCTTCATAAGCTGGCTGAAACAAATCTTGCAGAACAGGCCAGACTCGCCGAATTCGCGGCGAAAATCGGACAAGTCCTCGTCAGCGCCGGAGGTTTGACGACGATCCTGCGGAGTTGCACCGATGCGATCGTCAGCCATCTCGAAATCGCCTTGGCCGAGATCTGGACGATGAGCGACACAGCGCAGTCACTGGAGCTCGCGGCCCAAACGGACAAGTTCACGACATCAGCCCCCGATCATCACCGGACCGACACGATCCGCGTCGAAATCGAAGCCGTCGCCCGACAGCGAGCGAACTATCACTCCGACGATGTGACCGCCGATCCACGTATTGAGAATGCCGCTTGGATCAAACGTGAACGAATCACCGAATTCGCGGGCTATCCGCTGGTCGTGGAAAATCGCGTTGTCGGCGTCATCGCCATTTACTCAAGAAGTCCGCTGACAAGCGGGGCCTTCCGAAAACTCGGACAGGTCGCGAACTGCATCGCGCTCGCGATTCAACGAGCGAACGGCGAGATCAGGCTCAAGCAAGCCATGACCGCCGCAGCCCAGGCGAGTGACGCGAAGAGCCAGTTCCTGGCCAACATGAGCCACGAACTACGAACACCCATGAATGCCATCATTGGCTATAGCGAGATGTTGGTCGAAGAGTATCAAGACTTGGGTCAGACCGAATTCCTGCCCGATATCATGAAGATTCGCTCTGCAGGGACTCATCTACTGCAGTTGATCAACGACATACTTGACATGTCGAAGATCGAATCGGGGAAGATGGACGTCACTGCAGAGGCGTTCGAAGTCGTACCATTCCTTCACGAAGTCTCGGAAACGCTTCGACCGACCATCGAACAGAACGGAAACCGATTCATACTGGAATCGAATTGCTGCGGCGCGACGATCGTTTCCGACTCGACCAAAATTCGTCAAATCCTGTTCAACCTGCTCAGCAACGCCGCCAAGTTCACGAAAGAGGGAATCGTGACACTGAACACGAACTTCACCGAGTCGGACGATCGGCGACATCTTGTGCTGGAAGTGGGTGATTCTGGAATAGGAATGACTGAGGAACAGCTTTCGCGGATTTGCGAACCATTCATGCAAGCAGAATCGACTACGACCCGGCGCTTCGGTGGAACGGGCCTCGGACTCGCGATCACAAAACGCTTCTGCAACATGCTGGGCGGCGAGTTATCCATTCGAAGTGTGCCCGGCCGCGGCAGCACCTTCACAGTTTGCATTCCTGCCCACTTCGTCAGCACGAAGGGGGAATCGCATTCGTTCGGTTCTGGAATCAACTCAAATGTCGATTCAGACACGGCAGATGAATTCCTGACTGACGACCATCGACCAATCGAGCCGCCGCTCGCACGGAAAACGCTCGCATCCGTTTGCTGA
- a CDS encoding response regulator, giving the protein MSRILIVEDNEMNRDMLSRRLQRRGFEVLFAYDGEAGVVTARSQLPDLILMDMSLPILDGWDATRHLKSDRATRQIPVIALTAHAFDGQRDKALAAGCDDYETKPVDLDRLLTKMNALLGLIPQSA; this is encoded by the coding sequence ATGAGCCGAATCTTGATCGTTGAGGACAATGAGATGAATCGCGACATGCTGTCCCGCCGCCTTCAGCGTCGCGGTTTTGAAGTCCTGTTCGCGTATGACGGAGAAGCGGGTGTCGTAACCGCCCGATCGCAACTGCCTGACCTGATCCTGATGGACATGAGCCTTCCCATTCTCGATGGCTGGGACGCCACACGTCATTTGAAATCCGATCGTGCCACACGCCAGATCCCGGTGATCGCGCTAACGGCTCATGCGTTCGATGGACAGCGTGACAAGGCTCTGGCGGCCGGTTGCGATGACTACGAAACCAAGCCGGTCGACCTCGATCGCTTGCTCACCAAAATGAACGCGTTGCTCGGTCTGATTCCACAGTCGGCCTAG
- a CDS encoding Hpt domain-containing protein — protein MPLQVIDNNVWNVGVALAGVDGEVADLRDLAEIWLRQAPRLVADIKEGLKRRDLQGVHISAHTLKGSLQILCAEELGAAARELELAAFGGNVPDEDELLIRLESQLAALSCQVSRFLSDSTVSR, from the coding sequence ATGCCGCTGCAAGTCATCGACAACAATGTCTGGAACGTTGGCGTCGCACTCGCTGGGGTCGATGGTGAAGTCGCCGACTTGCGCGATCTCGCCGAGATTTGGCTGCGTCAAGCTCCGCGGCTTGTTGCGGACATCAAGGAAGGGCTGAAGCGACGCGACCTGCAGGGGGTTCACATCTCGGCACATACTTTGAAAGGATCGTTGCAGATCCTTTGTGCTGAAGAACTCGGTGCGGCAGCACGCGAGCTTGAATTGGCCGCGTTTGGTGGCAACGTTCCTGACGAAGACGAGCTGCTCATCCGTTTGGAATCGCAGCTTGCGGCTCTCTCATGCCAGGTCTCGAGATTTCTGAGCGATTCAACGGTTTCTCGTTGA